Genomic segment of Oceanimonas sp. GK1:
CACTGGTAGCCGGCCTGTTCCACCGCCGCCACCAGCTCGCCCGCGGCCGTATCCTGGTCGAGCGTCAGCTCGGCGCTGTTGGACGCCAGGTTCACGCTGGCCGAACGCACCCCCGGCACCGCATTCAGGCTTTTTTCTACCCGGGACACGCAGGACGCGCAGCTCATGCCCGCAATGGACAGACGAAGTTTCGCTGTTTGGGTCGTCATGGCCGCCTCCCTGTTACTCGCAGTCGTAGCCGGCGTCGCTCAGGGCCTCGATTATGGCGTCACGAGGCAGGCTGGAACTGATGCTCACCTTGTGAGTGGCCAGTTCAAAGTTCAGCTCGCAGTCCGGATCCAGCTCGGTCAGAATGCCGGAAATCACGCCCACACAGTGGCCACAGGTCATCTCGGGAACGGTCAGGGTAATCATGGTGGTTTCCTCAATCAGTGTGATGGTCAGTGCCCAGTATTGGGGTTACCGCCACGGTAAGGTCAACCACTTTATTGCGCGGTGCAGATATCGGGGAAAACCGCCTTCAGGCGTCTCCGGCCAGCCGGCGCTGAAGCAGATCGACGCCATCGGTCCCGTTGGTGTTCTTGGAGAAGTAGACCTCGGCCTCGAAGCCCGGATCGGCTGCACCGCCGGACGCTTGCTTTGTCATCCGCTCCCGTAAACGGTCCACACCATCGGTTCCGTTGCTGCCGCCATTGAGAAACACTCGGGCAGGAACACATTGTGGTGCGCCACTGCCGATGTCGCCGGCGCGGCGCGCGGCCAGTTTCGCCTGGTGCAGGTCGACGCCGTCGGTGCCCATATTGGCGGTGCTCAGGCAGACGCGGGCCGGGGTTTTGGCATCCAGTGCCAAGGCGGCCTGGGGCAGCATCAGGGTGGTGGTCAGGGCAATCATCAGGGTGCTGAACTTACGCATTGTGTTTCCTCTCAGGATGAGTGGGCTTGGTCAATGGCGAAAGCATAACAAGGGGGCACTGACGAAAGGCTGACATCCCCATGACATTACTGTCATCTGGAGCCGGCAATAAAAAAGGCGGGCACCAGGCCCGCCAAATGATTTGACATCGACGTATCTACCGGCTCAAACGAGCTCGGCCAGCACCTGCTCAAGCAGATCCAGACCTTCACTGACCACTTCCAGCGGTGAGGTCAGGGCGGGCAGGAAGCGAATGACGTTGCCGCGTACACCGCAAGACAACAAAATCACGCCCTTCTCGATACCCTTGGCCACCACGGCCTTGGTCAGTTCAGGGTTGGGCTGATCCACATCCCCATTGTGCACCAGCTCCATCGCCACCATGGCGCCCAGGTTGCGCACCTGGCCGATATGGTGAGGATACTTGGCCTGCAGCTCGGACAGGCGTTTGTTCATCAGCTCGCCCAGGGCCAAGGCCTTGTCGCACAGCTGCTCTTCTTCAATGATGTTCAGCACTTCCAGGCCGGCGGCGCAGGCCAGCGGGAAGGCAGCGTAGGTGCCACCCAGGCCGCCCGGGTTGGCGGCGTCCATGATGTCCGCCTTGCCCACCACGGCAGACAGCGGGAAACCGCCGGCAATGCCCTTGGCCATGGTCATCAGATCCGGCTCGATGCCGGCGTACTCGGTGGCAAACAGTCGGCCGGTACGGGCAAAACCGGTCTGGATTTCGTCGCAAATCAGCACGATGCCGTGCTGATCGCAGAGGGCACGCAGCTTTTGCAGGAAAGACGGCGGCGCCGGGTAGAAACCACCCTCGCCCTGTACCGGCTCGATGATCAGCGCCGCCACCCGGCCCGGCTCGATATCGCAGTGGAACAGCTCGTCCAGGGCCTTGAGGGACTGGGCCTCGGTCACACCGTGGTAGGCGTTCGGGTACGGCAGGTGATAGATCTCGCCCGGGAAGGGACCAAAGCCGGCCTTGTAGGGGGCAACCTTGCCGGTCAGGCCCATGGCCAGGTTGGTGCGGCCGTGAAAACCGCCGTTAAAGGCGATCACGCCGCTGCGCTTGGTGTGGGCGCGGGCAATTTTCACCGCGTTTTCCACCGCCTCGGCACCGGTGGTAACGAAAATGGCCTTTTTCGGGCTGTTTCCCGGTGCCAGCTTGACCAGTCGCTCGGCCAGTGCCACCGCACTTTCGTAAGGGGTGACCATGGCGCAGGTGTGGCTGAAGCGCTGCAGCTGCTCGCTCACCGCGGCCACAATGCGCGGGTGGCTGTGACCGGTGTTGACCACGGCGATGCCGGCGGCGAAGTCGATAAAGCGGTTGCCTTCCACGTCCCAGATTTCATTGTTCTTGGCGTGATCCACGTATACCGGCGCCATGTTGCCCATGCCGCGGGCAAAGACGGCGTCCTTGCGCTGCTGAAGTTGCTGGTTCTTGCTCATGATAAGTCTCCTTTGGTCGCGGCTCAGCGAATGCCGCCCATGCACAGGTATTTGGTTTCCATGAAATCGGCCAGGCCTTCGGCGGAGCCTTCCCGGCCGAGGCCGGATTCCTTCACGCCGCCAAAGGGGGCGATTTCGTTGGACAGAATGCCTTCATTAATGCCGATCATGCCGTATTCCAGCTGCTCGGCAATGCGCCAGATACGGCTGTGGCTCTCGGTATAAAAATAGGCGGCCAGGCCGTAGGGGGTGTCGTTGGCAATGGCCACGGCCTCGGCCTCATCGGCAAAGCGGATCACCGGCGCCACCGGACCGAAGATCTCCTGGCTGGCAATGGCCATTTGCTGCGTCACGTTACCCAGAATGGTGGGAGCGTAGAACAGCTCGCCGGCCTCGTGCCGGCGACCACCGGTCACCAGGGTGGCGCCCTCGGTCAGGGCCGCATCCACCATGCCGGCAATCTTGTCGATGGCAGCCTTGTTGATCACCGGCCCCAGGGTAGTGGCGGCGTCGAGGCCGTTGCCTACCATGAACTTCTCCACCTCGGCCTTGAAGCGGGCCATGAATTCATCGTAAATGCCATCCTGCACCAGAATGCGGTTGGCGCACACGCAGGTCTGGCCGGCGTTGCGGAACTTGGAGATCACCGCGCCGGTGACGGCAGCATCGAGGTCGGCATCGTCAAAAACAATAAAGGGCGCGTTGCCACCCAGCTCCAGGCTGAGCTTTTTCACGGTGCCGGCGCTCTGGCCGTAAAGCAGCTTGCCCACCCGGGTGGAGCCGGTGAACGACAGCTTGCGAACGCGGGCGTCATTGGTCAGCACATTGCCCACCACGGCGGCCTGGCTGGAGGTGACCATGTTGATAACGCCATTGGGAATGCCCGCCTGCTCGGCCAGGGCCATCAGCGCCAGGGCGGAAAACGGGGTTTCTTCCGACGGTTTGACCACGGTAGTGCAGCCCGCCGCCAGGGCCGGCGCCAGCTTGCGGGTGATCATGGCGTTGGGGAAGTTCCAGGGGGTGATAGCCGCCACCACGCCGATGGGCTGCTGAATGCTCAGCGCCCGCTTGTCGGCGGTGGGCGCGGAGAACACTCGGCCGTAGGCGCGCTTGGCTTCTTCGGCGTACCACTCGATGTAGGACGCGCCGTACAGCACCTCGCCCCGGGTTTCGAACAGCGGCTTGCCCTGCTCCTGGGTCATCAGCCGGGCCAGGTCTTCCTTGTGCTCGATAATGAGGTCGAACCAGTCCCGCAGCAGGCGGGCGCGCTCTTTCGGGTTGAGCGCACTCCAGGCCGGCAGGGCACGGCTGGCGGCGTCGATGGCGGCACGGGTCTCGGTTTCGCCCATGTCGGGCACCTGGCCCAGGGGTTCGCCGTTGGCGGGGTTGTAAACGCAGATGGTGGCGCCGCTCTCGGCCTGACACCAGCGACCGTCGATATGGCCGCTTTCCCTTACCAGGATGCTGTTGACTGCAGAAATGCTCATATTGGCTGCCTCATGTTGATTCCGTCCTGCCCGTAAGTCCCCTCTTCAGGTTTTGCCGTGAGCGGCGCCACAACGGCACGGGCCATGGTTTGACAACATGCTAGCCGTGAGCGCAAAGTCGGGTAAATCATCTCCTATCAACATATACATTGAAGCAGTTCAAACTATGAGCCAGACCAACCGGCCCGTGCTGGGCCAGATCGGTGACTATGAAATCCGCCTGCTGAAGCTGTTCAAGACGGTGGTGGAATGCGGCGGCTTTTCGGCGGCGGAGACCGAGCTGAACATCAGCCGCTCTACCATCAGCGTACACATGGCCAACCTAGAAAGCCGGCTCAAGCTCAAACTGTGCCGCCGGGGCCGCTCGGGCTTTTCCCTCACTGACGACGGCGAGGTGATTTACGAATCGACCAAGCGGCTGTTCAGCCGGCTGGAAGAGTTCCGCTACACGGTGAACGAGCTGCACGAGCAGCTCAGCGGCGAGCTTAAAATCGTGTCCAGTGACAGCATCTGGCTGGAAGACGAGTTTTCCATGGTGGAGGTGTTCGCCGCCCTGGGCGAACAGGCGCCGGATGTGAACGTGAGCGTGGACGTGGCCTACATGGGCGAGATCGAGCGCCGCGTGCTAAGCGACGACGCCGACATCGGCTTTATTCACTACCACCGGGATCTGGAAGGGCTGGATTACCATCATCTCTATCAGGTGCGCTGTTTTCTGTATTGCAGCGATCGCCACCCGCTGTTTGCCGAGCAGGACGACGCCGTGATTGCCGAACGGCTGCCCGAGTTCAAGCTCATTCACCCGGGCATTCACACCAACCCGGAAACCAGCGCCCAGCATGCGGGCCTGCAGCTGGCCGGGCGCGCCTACCACTACGAGCCCCGGGCCGCGCTGATCCTCTCGGGCCAGTACATCGGCTTTTTGCCCGAAAGCTACGCCCGGCGCTGGGTGGACGGCGGCCGCCTGCGGCCCCTGCTGCCCCGCCAGAAAACCCACCTGCTGGGCATTTCCGCCATCACCCGCAGCCACGGTCGCCAGAGCCGGTTGCGCCAGCTGTTCCTGCAGCTGCTGAAAGAACAGCTGACCCGTTCCTGAGCCTTTGGCCGGCAGCCTGCCGGCCATAACAATATGATCACACTCACAGTTCCCGCCACAAATTCTGCTGCATCAATACTCAAATACGGTGCTAACCACTGT
This window contains:
- a CDS encoding heavy-metal-associated domain-containing protein: MITLTVPEMTCGHCVGVISGILTELDPDCELNFELATHKVSISSSLPRDAIIEALSDAGYDCE
- the gabT gene encoding 4-aminobutyrate--2-oxoglutarate transaminase, with amino-acid sequence MSKNQQLQQRKDAVFARGMGNMAPVYVDHAKNNEIWDVEGNRFIDFAAGIAVVNTGHSHPRIVAAVSEQLQRFSHTCAMVTPYESAVALAERLVKLAPGNSPKKAIFVTTGAEAVENAVKIARAHTKRSGVIAFNGGFHGRTNLAMGLTGKVAPYKAGFGPFPGEIYHLPYPNAYHGVTEAQSLKALDELFHCDIEPGRVAALIIEPVQGEGGFYPAPPSFLQKLRALCDQHGIVLICDEIQTGFARTGRLFATEYAGIEPDLMTMAKGIAGGFPLSAVVGKADIMDAANPGGLGGTYAAFPLACAAGLEVLNIIEEEQLCDKALALGELMNKRLSELQAKYPHHIGQVRNLGAMVAMELVHNGDVDQPNPELTKAVVAKGIEKGVILLSCGVRGNVIRFLPALTSPLEVVSEGLDLLEQVLAELV
- a CDS encoding NAD-dependent succinate-semialdehyde dehydrogenase, whose amino-acid sequence is MSISAVNSILVRESGHIDGRWCQAESGATICVYNPANGEPLGQVPDMGETETRAAIDAASRALPAWSALNPKERARLLRDWFDLIIEHKEDLARLMTQEQGKPLFETRGEVLYGASYIEWYAEEAKRAYGRVFSAPTADKRALSIQQPIGVVAAITPWNFPNAMITRKLAPALAAGCTTVVKPSEETPFSALALMALAEQAGIPNGVINMVTSSQAAVVGNVLTNDARVRKLSFTGSTRVGKLLYGQSAGTVKKLSLELGGNAPFIVFDDADLDAAVTGAVISKFRNAGQTCVCANRILVQDGIYDEFMARFKAEVEKFMVGNGLDAATTLGPVINKAAIDKIAGMVDAALTEGATLVTGGRRHEAGELFYAPTILGNVTQQMAIASQEIFGPVAPVIRFADEAEAVAIANDTPYGLAAYFYTESHSRIWRIAEQLEYGMIGINEGILSNEIAPFGGVKESGLGREGSAEGLADFMETKYLCMGGIR
- a CDS encoding LysR family transcriptional regulator is translated as MSQTNRPVLGQIGDYEIRLLKLFKTVVECGGFSAAETELNISRSTISVHMANLESRLKLKLCRRGRSGFSLTDDGEVIYESTKRLFSRLEEFRYTVNELHEQLSGELKIVSSDSIWLEDEFSMVEVFAALGEQAPDVNVSVDVAYMGEIERRVLSDDADIGFIHYHRDLEGLDYHHLYQVRCFLYCSDRHPLFAEQDDAVIAERLPEFKLIHPGIHTNPETSAQHAGLQLAGRAYHYEPRAALILSGQYIGFLPESYARRWVDGGRLRPLLPRQKTHLLGISAITRSHGRQSRLRQLFLQLLKEQLTRS